ATTCTCAGTGCTCCAATAACAACCATGTAGTCGAAGGGTGTGTGAATGCGCTGGTATCTCGGACCGAAGACTGCCAGGGCGAATCCTTCCAGCAGCATTAAAAGACCTATTGCTGCAATGAATGACGTTATGTGAGGAGCACTTAGCAATCTCTTGTAAACGAAAAGGTAGCTCAGAACGGCAATTACGGAAGAGACTGCTACTGCACCGAGAATTGCAGCAACATAGCTGATTTCAAGCATGCTGCCAGCTACTGAGGCTGCAAGGAATCCCGCGTAAGCACCGATCATGTATCTGTTCCCGTGGGAGAAATCCGGAATCTGCAAAATACCGTAGATTATTGTAATCCCCAGTGCCGTTAGGGCATAAATGAACCCCACTACGAGTCCCCCTAAGAGCAGGTTCATGAAATAATTTATTTCAATCATCATTTTAAAATAGGATTGCAAAAGTATAAAACCTTTTTGGTTTTTTTCCAATTAATAGCATTAGACTCCCACTGTACATCATAGAAAGTGAAATTTTTCCTCATGGAGTTTCACTAATTCGCCTTTTGAGCACTTTAGGATAACCAAAATCTCACTTAATACATATCACCGGTTTGTTTGCTTTAAGGATTACATCCCTCGCAACACTCCCAAAAATCAGCTTTCCAGTAGGACTTCTCTTTCTGATCCCGATGACTATTGCAATTGCGTCAACTTCGTCGGCAAAGTCCACGATATCGTCTGGTGGCTCCTTTCCCCTCACGAGAAGATGCTCCTCCCCCTCTGCCCCTTCTTTCCTTATTATGCTGACTGCCCATGAAAGAGTCTCCTTCGCCTCGATTATGTCCTCATCTTTCGTCCTTCCTCCACCTGGTAGAGAGTGGACTACATACACAGGGACTCCACGTAACCTGGCCTCTTCTGCGGCAAACCTAAGAACTCTCTCAGCCCTATCCGACTTTTTATCTACTGCAACCACAATCGGCATATATATCACCAAAAAATAATGGAAAGTTTAGCCCCAGACCTTGTTTCCTGAGGCATCCGTGTAGTAGTACTCCTGTCCCCAGAACTTCGGATATATTTCGATGTAGCCCGTAACCTGCCCATCCCAGATTACAAGGGCGCTTCCGGGGGTGTTAAGAGCTCCTCTCGTGTCCCATGGAGCTATTCTGAGCAGTTTCGTGTAGATGTAGCTCGGAATACCCATGTAGCCATCCATGGGCCAGACCTTGTTCTCCATGGCATCCATTATCGCATCCGGATCGAGAGAGTCCGCTTCGTCCATTGCTTTAGCCAGGACCATCATTGCCTGGTACTCGAGTGCATGCTCCCAGGTAACCGGGTAATCCCCCAGCCTTTCCTTAATTCTGCTGACAGTAACCTTGTAACCTTCAATCAGCGGGTCCTGAGTCAGAACTTTGTTTCTGTAATCGCTTGTTACCTCCGGAAGCTGAACGAGGGCTTCTGGTGCTGAAGTTCCTGCGGTCTTCTCAAGCAGCGAAAGGTCGCCTTTCGTGACAGTTTTTGTGGAGAAATCGTACTCTATTCCAAGGAAGTACATTATTTCCTCAATCTTGGCCTGCTCAGCCACCAGAAAACCACCTTCGTAGCCCATTTCTCTTGCAGTTTTTATTAGGTTGGCAATCGGTTCGGACGGGCCAACCACAAGGATGACCTCTGGATTTGCTGCAAGTACCTTCTGGAGGTGCGTTGTGAAATCCGTTTCAGTGTAATAGTTTACTGGAGCCTCTGCGACTATTTCTCCACCCTTAGACTTCCAGTATTCCTTGAATTTCTCGCCCCAAAGCACTCCGTACTCATGCGTACCTTCCATCGTTGCTGCCCTCTTTATCCCCTTATCGAGGAAGACGTTTGAGAGGAATGGAACGTAAACTAGCTCGAAGTTAGGCGGAATCTGGAAAATGTGCTTATTTCCACCTTGGAGAATTGCCGGGCTTGAAGTGTAAGCACCAATTATGAATCCTCTCTCCTCGTTAATTTTTTCCATTGCAAGAATTCCTCCACTGTGGGGGCAGAAAATAACCGGCGTTTTGTAGACTTCAAGCATCTTCTCAGCGTTTGGAACCGTTAAGGCGGGACTGTACTTATCGTCCGCCGAAACAACCTCAAGTCTGTATTTCTTTCCTGCAATTTCTATACCACCTGCTTTATTTATGTCTTCAACTGCAAACTGAATTCCCTGCAGGTTATTTTGCCCGTATAAAGCCGCGCCACCGCTCAGAGGACCGCTGAAGCCGATGTATACTGTTCCGGCAAACTCCCCAGTAGGAGCCTCAGCTGGAGTCGTTGTGGCTGCTGGCTGCTCCTGCTGCTGACATCCTGCCATCAAAAGGGCCACCGCTACCAGAACTATGAGTACGAAACCCCTCACTTTCATTTTTTCACCATTTGTGATTTTACATTATTACATATAAGCTTTTCCTTTTTTGCGTAGTTTTATAATTCTTTATTTCACAATTTATTCAACAATTCACGATTCTCTTCAAACTATACTAATTATAAATTCACGACTAGAGAGAGGTGAATTACAAACTCTGGCAGCATGGAGTTGATCTCGAAGTTAGAAAGCAATACGTGAACGAAGTTAAGGGAATCCTGCTTCGGTTAAAGAACTCTCTGGAAAAGCCAGATTTAGAGAGTAACGAGGTTCTTTAAAAGGCACATGAAGAGCATTCTTTTGTTTGCTTACAAAAAGCTTGAAGGAATGACAATCCCATGGCACAACAACTGGTGGGGTGAGATAGCGAAGAGGGTGAAGAAGTGGACGTGTTGGAGCGAAGGAGGGGCAAAGAACCTGCTTAATTTGCTGCTTAAAAGGTACGCTGAGAGGAAGAAGTATGAGTCGTTTATTGGTGAGATGGTTGGGAAGGGTTATATGGTGGAGTGAAATTCCAAGTATGATGAAACAGGGCAATTTTTTAAATCAGCTAGTCCTCTGCAACTTCGACTAAAAGATCAGACAATTTTGTTCTTACCATCTCACTTCCATCGTAAAATTCAACAATCTCCTCTGATTTCCTAAACCTAGCAATCATGTCAGAAACGTCATCCCCGAGCACCTTCAGTGCGAAGATTGCGTAGGCGATAAAGCTCGCGTCCCCTATCTCCTCAACCTTCTCTCTCAGCTTCTCCACCGGATTGGGGTATGCATCCCTCACAATTTCAGCAGCCCTCCCGATCCCGTAGGCAACGTACTTCCTCTCCACCTCCCAGTCGTCGAGGAGCGAGACGTATTTGTTCTTAAAGCCCTCAAAAACCTCAGGATTGTTTCTGCCTATCTCCGCTATGCCGAGAGGCGCTCCGATGCAGTAAGCCCCGCTCTCATCGCTGAGGTGCCAGAAAAGCCTCAGGATGAAGTTCCTCGCCCCCTCTCCCTTAACCTTCCTGCCGAGAACTTCAGCAGCCTTGAACCTCAAAAGCTCGTCTGGGTGGTATAAAAAAGTTATAAGCTTTGAGGGCTTGAGCTCTTCGAGATTCATTTGCTCTCGAAGTAAACCGTTGCCGTTCTCGGCGTCTTACCCTTCTTCATGAGATGGTAGTCAGCGTAGGTAAGCACCTCTGCATCCTTCAATACCTCAGCATCAACAGCCTCCCCAACGAACAGCGTGTGGGTGCCGACGTCGCACTCCTTAACAACCTTTGCCTCTATCACCGCCACAGCGTGCTGGGTTACGAGAGGCACTCCAGTCTTGCCCGTTTTGTACTCAACCCCATCAAACTTCTCAAACTCGCTGCTCTTCCTGAACCCAAATCTTCCTATGAACTCCATCGGTGTTTCGAGCTCAAGAACGCTGACACCAAAAGCCCCGCTCTCCTTTACGGCATTGTGGGTGTCGTTCTCCTTGTTCAGGCAAACGGCAATCTGCACGGGCTTGCTAGTGAGCTGAAAGACCGTGTTGGCTATCTGCCCGCATTTCCTGCCGTTGCTTTCAGAGGTGACAATGTAGAGTCCGTAACTGATTTTGTAAAAGGCCTCAACATCCATAAAACCACCAAAAAATTAAAGGGAAAGCAAGTCTTCGGCTACGTAGTAAGCTTTGGGATGCCCGCAGCTCGGGCACTCCTCGGGCGGTTCAGTGCCGTAGTGGATGTATCCGCACTCAAGGCAGACCCACGCAATTTCCTTATCCCTCTTGAAGAAGGTTCCGTTCTCCACCTCAGCCAGCAGCCTGCGGTATCTCCTTTCATGGTGCTCCTCAGCCTTTCCTATGGCCCTTAATCTGTCTGCAATATCCTTAAAACCTTCCTTCTCCGCTTCATCGGCAAACTGCGGGTACATCTCAGAGTTCTCGTAGTGCTCCCCCTCTATGGCAGCCTTCAGGTTCTCAACTGTCGTGCCCCATACGAGCGGTGCCTCTGCCTCAACCTTGATTGCTGCATTATCTCCTCTGAGCTGCTGAATGAATTTCAGGAGGTTCTCTGCATGCTCCTTCTCGTTCTCAGCAGTCTCCAGAAAAACTCTCTGGATGAAAACGTAGCCCTCATCCTTCGCAACTTTGGCGTAGAAGGTGTAGCGGTTCCTCGCCATGCTCTCTCCAATGAAGGCCTTAACAAGATTTTCAAGCGTTCCCATACTTTCACCTCCTAATAAGCCAGAATGTCCTTCGAGACGAAGTGGTAGTACATCGCCCCGCAGTTGGGGCAGACCTTTGGCGGCTCCTTCCCTTTTTCGGTGTAGCCGCAAACGAGGCACATCCACTCAACCTCTTCGTCCCTCTTAAACATCTGGTCATTCTCAATCAGCTCCAAGAGCTTGGCAAACTTTCTCTGATGTGAGAATTCAACTTTGGTTAGAGCCCTAAACCTCTCTGCAACCTCTTTAAAACCCTCTTTTTCTGCAACCTCTGCGGTTGATGGGTAGAACTCCTCGGCCTCCCACTTCTCACCCTCAACCGCATACCTGAGGTTCTCAGCGGTGGTTCCAAACTTTATCGGAGCCTTCACCTCAACCTCAGACGGCTCGATATCGAGCTTCTTTATCAGGTTGGCGAAGATTTCAGCGTGCTTCTTCTCATTCTCAATTACCTCTCGGAAGTACTTCGCCACATAGATGAACTTCTCGGCCTCAGCAATGCTTGAGTAAATCTGGTACCTGCTTATGGCCAGGCTCTCTCCGATGTAGCCCTTCAGGAGGTTCTTGGGCGTCTCCATGCTTTCACCCGCTCTGCCAGAGGCCGTGGATGTTGCAGTAAGCTCTGGCAGAGACCCTGTCTGACATCACCGTGAACTCCGCCTTTGGCTCGTCCCCCGGCTTCAGCTGCTTTCTGTGCACGCAGCCGTCATCAATTACCTCAATCCACTCGATGTAGTGCTGCTCCTCCATTGGATGGGCAACGCTTCCAACCTTCACGTAAACCTTGTTGCCCTCCCTCTCAATGACGGGGACGTGCTTCTCCTTGCCCTCATCGGTCGTCTTTACCTCCATCAGCTTCATCGGCTGCCCGCAGCAAACTAGCTGTCCCCTTCCGGCATGCACCACTTCCACAATATTTCCACAAACCATGCACTTATACACCTGCATAACTTCCGTCACAAAACCACCTCCTTACTTCTCCTCCTCAGCTGGAGGAGTAAACTGCCTGAGAGAAAGCTCCTTATCAAGGAAAAGCAAAGCCCTTTTGTCCTCTCCAATCAACCTCAGCTTCTCCACAATGTCGAGGGCAGAGGCTTCCTCCTCAACCTGCTCCGCAACATACCACTGCAGGAAGTTGTAGGTTGCAAAGTCCTTTTCCTGCATTGCCATCTCAACAAGCTCGTGAATTCTCTTCGTAACATTTACCTCATGCTCGTAAACGTGCTCAAAGGCTGCCAAAGGCGAATCCCACTCAGATGGTGGCTCCTCAACAGCGTAGAGCTTAACTCTCCCTCCCCTCTCACTGACAAAGTCAAACATCTTCATCGCATGCATCAGCTCCTCCTGCCACTGCACCCTCATCCAGTTTGAGAAGCCCTTAAGCCCGATGGAGTCGAAGTAAGAGGCCATGGAGAGGTAGAGGTATGCTGAGTAGATTTCAGCGTTTATCTGCCTGTTCAAAGCCTCAACCATTTTTTCAGAAATGGATGCCATCTCACCACCTCATTCATTCATATTATTCGAGGTAACTTAAACCTTACTCGGTTTTTCCGTTGTAGGGAAAGAATGCTCTCGTAAATATAAGTTTTTTGTTCGAAAATAGAACTAAAACCTCTCAAGTGATAGAAAAGGTCAGAGCCCCACATCACGGCTTTTCTATTCTTTTGATAAACCAGAATTGCCAAACAATACGAAGAATGCTTCAGCATGGAAAAAATTAAAAAGTTTTTAATACAACTACTGAATATGAGGGCCCGCAACACCGTTGACATCATCGCAAGTATTGTAGGAGCCGTTATTATAGCTGCGGCTATCTCAGCCCTTCTTTTTTCCATTGCGTCATTTCTTGGGTTTTACAGTAAAGACCTCAGTCCTCTTGTTTACTCAATCGTTTCCTTGGCGGTTATTCCTGTCTTAAGACGAAACGTGCCCAAAAAACCAATATTAAGCTTGCTGACAGCCTTCTCCATCCCAATTCTCTTTCTGAGCGGGGTAGAGTGGTTGAAACTTGTGGCTTCGGTTTTGCTTGGTTATCTGGCGGCAAGCAGCCTTAAAGATTCGTGATGTTCAACGACCGCTTTTACTTGAGACGCTAACACTTTTATAAAACCGCAATCCAGAAGTGGTGTGCAGATTGTTGAGGAGAACCTGAGGGATAACGAGGGTGAGATAAAGCTAATCCCCGAAACGCTCGACGACCTCTGGCATCTCCGCTTCATAATCGAGAAGGGAGATGTGGTTTTCGCAACTACGAAAAGGGCGAGCCAGAGCAGCGACAAGCTGAGGAGCGATAAGGAGATGGTCACGGTGAGGCTCGGCATCGAGGTGGAGAAGGTGGAGTTTCACAGGTTCGCCAACCGTCTCAGGGTTTCTGGGAAGATAGTTGCCGGGATTGAGGAGTCCGGATACCACACTCTGAATATCACTGTGGGCAAGGAGCTGAGCATAATTAAAAAGTGGAAGCCAGAGCAGCTTGAAAGACTGAGGAGGGCCGTTGAGGATTCCAACCGCCCCGAAATCGTGATGCTGACCATTGAGGAAGGTTACGCTGTTGCAGGAGTTCTGAGGCAGTGGGGTGTTGAGGAGATTTTTGAGGAGAGGATGGGCTACGGAAAGGGTATGGGGGATAGCAGAAAAGAGTTCTTCGGAGAGGTTGCGGCAAAGCTTGAGAGCTTCGATTTTAAATACCTCATCGTTGCTGGACCGGGATTCGCCAAAAACGATTTTCTCGACTTTTTGAAGGAGAGGTATCCTGAGATGGCTAAGAATGCCGTTGTGGTGGACGTTTCCTCCGTCGGCTCAAGGGGCTTCATTGAAATTTTGAAGAGAAGGGTCGTTGACAAAATAGTTGGGGAAGTTAGACTTGCTGAGGAGGCGGAGTATATAGACAGGCTGCTTGAAGGGATAGCGAAGGGAGAGAGAGTCGCTTACGGTCTGGATGAGGTCAGGGAGGCGCACAATTACAGGGCGATTGAGGTTTTGCTCGTTGCGGATGAGTTTCTGCTTGAGGAGAGGGAGAAGTGGGATGTTGACGGACTGCTCAGGGAAGTTGAGGAGTCGGGCGGAAAGGTGGTGATAATGAGCACCGAATTCGAGCCGGGTAAGAGGCTGATGAGCCTCGGTGGAATAGCTGCCCTCCTGAGATTCAACGTAAAAGGTTAAATAGAGAAGTTTGGGGAGAAAGAAGATATGCGAATCGTGATTGCTGGGGCGGGCGAGGTTGGATACCATCTGGCCATGTCACTCGCCCCAAACCACGATGTAATCATCATAGAAAAGGATGTTTCGAGATTTGAAAGAGTTTCGGAGCTTGATGTAGTGGCAATTAACGGTAATGCAGCCAATATGAAAGTACTAAGGGATGCGGGAGTCGAGAGGGCAGACGTTTTTCTGGCTGTGACTGGCAACGACGAGGTTAACCTCCTCTCGGGCCTTGCAGCCAAAAAGGTTGGGGCAAAAAATGTTATCGTGAGGGTTGAGAATCCGGAGTACGTTGACAGGCCGATTGTGAAGGAGCATCCGCTGGGGTATGACGTGCTTATCTGCCCTCAACTCTCTCTCGCGCAGGAGGCGGCGAGGCTCATAGGAATTCCGGGAGCGATTGAGGTAGTGACCTTCAGCGGTGGAAAGGTGGAAATGATCGAACTCCAGGTGATGGAGGGGTCGAAGGCCGACGGCAAAGCCATTGCTGATCTCTACCTCCCGCAGAACGTGGTGATAGCCTCGATCTACCGGAACGGACACATAGAAATCCCTCGCGGAGATACGGTTTTGAGAGCTGGTGACAGGGTAGCGATCGTTAGCAAAACAGAGGACGTGGAGATGCTGAAGGGTATCTTCGGACCTCCAGTAACGAGGAGGGTGACAATCTTCGGCGCTGGTACGATTGGAAGCTACACAGCCAAAATCCTTGCTAAAGGTATGACCAGCGTCAAGCTGATTGAGTCGAGCATGGAGAGGTGCGAAGCTCTCAGCGGCGAGCTTGAGGGCGTGAGAATCGTGTGCGGAGATGCCACAGACATCGAATTTCTCATTGAAGAGGAAATAGGAAAGTCGGATGCGGTGTTAGCAGCAACGGAGAGCGACGAGAAGAATCTCCTCA
The nucleotide sequence above comes from Archaeoglobus fulgidus DSM 4304. Encoded proteins:
- a CDS encoding ABC transporter substrate-binding protein; protein product: MKVRGFVLIVLVAVALLMAGCQQQEQPAATTTPAEAPTGEFAGTVYIGFSGPLSGGAALYGQNNLQGIQFAVEDINKAGGIEIAGKKYRLEVVSADDKYSPALTVPNAEKMLEVYKTPVIFCPHSGGILAMEKINEERGFIIGAYTSSPAILQGGNKHIFQIPPNFELVYVPFLSNVFLDKGIKRAATMEGTHEYGVLWGEKFKEYWKSKGGEIVAEAPVNYYTETDFTTHLQKVLAANPEVILVVGPSEPIANLIKTAREMGYEGGFLVAEQAKIEEIMYFLGIEYDFSTKTVTKGDLSLLEKTAGTSAPEALVQLPEVTSDYRNKVLTQDPLIEGYKVTVSRIKERLGDYPVTWEHALEYQAMMVLAKAMDEADSLDPDAIMDAMENKVWPMDGYMGIPSYIYTKLLRIAPWDTRGALNTPGSALVIWDGQVTGYIEIYPKFWGQEYYYTDASGNKVWG
- a CDS encoding DVU0298 family protein gives rise to the protein MNLEELKPSKLITFLYHPDELLRFKAAEVLGRKVKGEGARNFILRLFWHLSDESGAYCIGAPLGIAEIGRNNPEVFEGFKNKYVSLLDDWEVERKYVAYGIGRAAEIVRDAYPNPVEKLREKVEEIGDASFIAYAIFALKVLGDDVSDMIARFRKSEEIVEFYDGSEMVRTKLSDLLVEVAED
- the feR gene encoding ferric-chelate reductase, whose translation is MDVEAFYKISYGLYIVTSESNGRKCGQIANTVFQLTSKPVQIAVCLNKENDTHNAVKESGAFGVSVLELETPMEFIGRFGFRKSSEFEKFDGVEYKTGKTGVPLVTQHAVAVIEAKVVKECDVGTHTLFVGEAVDAEVLKDAEVLTYADYHLMKKGKTPRTATVYFESK
- a CDS encoding rubrerythrin family protein, with the translated sequence METPKNLLKGYIGESLAISRYQIYSSIAEAEKFIYVAKYFREVIENEKKHAEIFANLIKKLDIEPSEVEVKAPIKFGTTAENLRYAVEGEKWEAEEFYPSTAEVAEKEGFKEVAERFRALTKVEFSHQRKFAKLLELIENDQMFKRDEEVEWMCLVCGYTEKGKEPPKVCPNCGAMYYHFVSKDILAY
- the rbr gene encoding rubrerythrin; the encoded protein is MGTLENLVKAFIGESMARNRYTFYAKVAKDEGYVFIQRVFLETAENEKEHAENLLKFIQQLRGDNAAIKVEAEAPLVWGTTVENLKAAIEGEHYENSEMYPQFADEAEKEGFKDIADRLRAIGKAEEHHERRYRRLLAEVENGTFFKRDKEIAWVCLECGYIHYGTEPPEECPSCGHPKAYYVAEDLLSL
- the trkA gene encoding Trk system potassium transporter TrkA, which translates into the protein MRIVIAGAGEVGYHLAMSLAPNHDVIIIEKDVSRFERVSELDVVAINGNAANMKVLRDAGVERADVFLAVTGNDEVNLLSGLAAKKVGAKNVIVRVENPEYVDRPIVKEHPLGYDVLICPQLSLAQEAARLIGIPGAIEVVTFSGGKVEMIELQVMEGSKADGKAIADLYLPQNVVIASIYRNGHIEIPRGDTVLRAGDRVAIVSKTEDVEMLKGIFGPPVTRRVTIFGAGTIGSYTAKILAKGMTSVKLIESSMERCEALSGELEGVRIVCGDATDIEFLIEEEIGKSDAVLAATESDEKNLLISLLSKNLGARIAIAKVEKREYVKLFEAVGVDVALNPRSVTYNEVSKLLRTMRIETLAEIEGTAVVEVVVRNTRLVGKALKDLPLPKDAIIGAIVRGNECLIPRGDTTIEYEDRLLVFAKWDEIEKIEEIFR
- a CDS encoding ferritin, which produces MASISEKMVEALNRQINAEIYSAYLYLSMASYFDSIGLKGFSNWMRVQWQEELMHAMKMFDFVSERGGRVKLYAVEEPPSEWDSPLAAFEHVYEHEVNVTKRIHELVEMAMQEKDFATYNFLQWYVAEQVEEEASALDIVEKLRLIGEDKRALLFLDKELSLRQFTPPAEEEK
- a CDS encoding mRNA surveillance protein pelota translates to MQIVEENLRDNEGEIKLIPETLDDLWHLRFIIEKGDVVFATTKRASQSSDKLRSDKEMVTVRLGIEVEKVEFHRFANRLRVSGKIVAGIEESGYHTLNITVGKELSIIKKWKPEQLERLRRAVEDSNRPEIVMLTIEEGYAVAGVLRQWGVEEIFEERMGYGKGMGDSRKEFFGEVAAKLESFDFKYLIVAGPGFAKNDFLDFLKERYPEMAKNAVVVDVSSVGSRGFIEILKRRVVDKIVGEVRLAEEAEYIDRLLEGIAKGERVAYGLDEVREAHNYRAIEVLLVADEFLLEEREKWDVDGLLREVEESGGKVVIMSTEFEPGKRLMSLGGIAALLRFNVKG
- a CDS encoding desulfoferrodoxin, producing MTEVMQVYKCMVCGNIVEVVHAGRGQLVCCGQPMKLMEVKTTDEGKEKHVPVIEREGNKVYVKVGSVAHPMEEQHYIEWIEVIDDGCVHRKQLKPGDEPKAEFTVMSDRVSARAYCNIHGLWQSG
- a CDS encoding universal stress protein, whose amino-acid sequence is MPIVVAVDKKSDRAERVLRFAAEEARLRGVPVYVVHSLPGGGRTKDEDIIEAKETLSWAVSIIRKEGAEGEEHLLVRGKEPPDDIVDFADEVDAIAIVIGIRKRSPTGKLIFGSVARDVILKANKPVICIK